Proteins from one Mesotoga infera genomic window:
- a CDS encoding carbohydrate ABC transporter permease — translation MKRILKKGIEHKKARWGWFFVLPSLAFFAVFSFYPIVNALYTSLFRKRLLSLRPPTFIGLENYEYLLKSPDFWNSIKATLIFTIGTFIPILVFSLLLASFIMSRKRFQKFFQMAFYSPAVLSSVVAAAIWLLILDPRGLANTGANFLLGTKGIDYKWLASANMVRFSTILVYFWKYIGYFTIIYITGLASIPQSLHEAAMIDGANGWKDFWHITIPLLKPTTVLVSIMSMLQCLKTFSTQYLFTQSGAPLEPINVITLNIYNTAIRDHNIGRASAMSIILFIIMLFFTWLQFKASRSGGEVDYM, via the coding sequence TTGAAGCGCATTCTAAAGAAAGGGATAGAGCACAAGAAGGCCCGGTGGGGGTGGTTTTTTGTTTTACCGTCGTTGGCCTTCTTTGCTGTATTTTCCTTTTATCCGATAGTGAACGCCCTATATACGAGTCTTTTCAGAAAAAGGCTGCTTTCGCTGCGGCCCCCTACTTTCATTGGACTGGAGAATTATGAGTATCTACTGAAATCTCCCGATTTCTGGAACTCGATCAAGGCAACCCTCATCTTCACAATTGGAACTTTTATACCAATACTGGTCTTTAGCCTTCTACTTGCGTCTTTCATAATGTCCAGGAAGAGATTCCAGAAGTTCTTTCAGATGGCTTTCTATTCACCGGCCGTTCTTTCCTCCGTTGTTGCCGCGGCGATATGGTTGCTGATTCTCGATCCAAGAGGACTGGCAAACACGGGCGCAAACTTTCTGCTGGGAACGAAGGGTATCGACTATAAATGGCTGGCATCGGCTAACATGGTGAGGTTTTCAACGATACTGGTTTACTTCTGGAAGTACATAGGCTATTTCACGATAATATACATCACGGGACTGGCGAGCATTCCACAGAGTTTGCATGAAGCGGCAATGATAGATGGCGCTAACGGTTGGAAGGACTTCTGGCACATAACGATACCTCTTTTGAAACCTACAACAGTCCTGGTTTCGATAATGTCTATGTTGCAGTGCCTGAAGACTTTCAGTACCCAATACCTGTTTACGCAATCGGGGGCTCCACTGGAACCGATAAACGTTATCACTCTAAATATCTACAACACGGCGATCAGAGATCATAACATCGGAAGGGCCAGCGCGATGAGTATCATTCTCTTTATCATAATGCTTTTCTTTACCTGGCTTCAGTTCAAAGCCAGTAGGTCAGGTGGAGAAGTAGATTATATGTGA
- a CDS encoding carbohydrate ABC transporter permease yields MKIIKGQSLLVDIVIWTLLIATALLILSPIVFMFTASLMPARDIVKMPYRWIPEELYLDNYAQAIKGNDGSYIYPRNILNSFIVAGIVSVTTVLLSALTGYGLAKFPFKGRNLVFLLIMATMMIPFEAIMIPLYLVATSLNIQNTYIGLILPFLTNAFGIFLMRQYLITFPDEILDAARIDGSGELSIFWRIILPNSAPAVATLAILTFRSQWDNLLWPLLISQSEEMKTIPLYIVKFAMEKHTNEGAMMAAASIASIPILILFITLSKYFVSGASLYSSRKG; encoded by the coding sequence GTGAAGATAATTAAAGGACAATCTTTGCTTGTGGATATAGTAATCTGGACTCTTCTCATAGCCACCGCATTGTTGATACTGTCTCCCATAGTTTTCATGTTCACCGCCTCGTTGATGCCGGCCAGAGATATTGTCAAGATGCCTTATCGCTGGATACCCGAGGAGCTTTATCTGGACAACTATGCGCAGGCGATAAAAGGGAACGACGGAAGCTACATATACCCCCGCAATATACTCAATTCCTTCATCGTGGCAGGTATTGTATCGGTTACGACCGTACTGCTGTCGGCCCTCACCGGCTATGGACTGGCGAAGTTTCCCTTTAAGGGGAGAAATCTCGTCTTTTTGCTGATCATGGCGACAATGATGATACCCTTCGAGGCGATCATGATACCGCTTTATCTGGTAGCCACTTCGCTGAACATCCAGAATACTTATATAGGATTGATACTTCCGTTTTTGACTAACGCTTTCGGTATCTTTTTAATGAGGCAGTATCTCATAACCTTCCCCGACGAGATACTGGATGCGGCTAGAATAGATGGATCGGGAGAACTGAGTATTTTTTGGAGGATCATACTGCCCAACAGCGCTCCGGCCGTAGCCACCCTCGCGATACTCACTTTCAGAAGCCAGTGGGACAACTTACTCTGGCCGCTACTTATTTCCCAGAGCGAGGAAATGAAAACGATACCGTTATATATAGTAAAATTCGCCATGGAGAAGCACACCAACGAAGGAGCAATGATGGCGGCAGCTTCAATCGCGAGTATCCCCATTTTGATACTCTTCATAACTCTTTCGAAGTACTTTGTGAGCGGTGCTTCCCTATATTCGTCAAGAAAGGGTTAA
- a CDS encoding BREX system ATP-binding domain-containing protein, which produces MDYHPMFEAIRAGAAVPVDYIKEILTGRDKYQVEIENDIDYILTGRSKVRVFLGEYGLGKTTLARYAEYLAREKGMMISSLAEKDYDTLHKQDELFRSIMKNMSLVGISGNPLKIFLGAWAESIIEEMRSQAIPAKEIMSVKEYLSKRDHYDPDGMFSQFCAAYVVSTAKGETTEEFYAYLVGDSIDKRSMKKRGIYHFLQDDGWNFLRSFTSLMDTLQVPGMVVIMDELESIMNRRRDVRERTFNQLREIIDRLSAGFLQRTYFLWLGTDVWFENKNRGIASYHALYDRMKNITGDDSGKSLILSLKPLELDGLKMLASKLIKLYRECYSFDGGKEIEELLVKSLKQQYTGVDGKIRPSTREVAKLTVEFLDCMRQGRKPESVFKKPVKAVDELW; this is translated from the coding sequence GTGGATTACCATCCGATGTTCGAAGCGATAAGGGCTGGAGCGGCCGTTCCGGTCGATTACATAAAGGAAATCCTCACAGGTAGGGACAAATATCAGGTAGAGATAGAAAACGATATCGATTATATTCTCACCGGCAGGAGCAAAGTACGGGTCTTTCTGGGAGAGTATGGACTGGGAAAAACGACCCTCGCCAGATACGCCGAGTACCTGGCAAGAGAGAAGGGTATGATGATCTCCAGTCTCGCCGAAAAGGATTACGATACTTTACACAAGCAGGACGAGTTATTCAGGTCTATCATGAAAAACATGTCTTTGGTCGGTATAAGCGGAAATCCTCTAAAAATCTTTCTAGGCGCCTGGGCCGAGAGTATCATCGAAGAAATGAGGAGTCAGGCCATACCGGCCAAAGAGATAATGTCTGTGAAGGAGTACCTTTCTAAGAGAGACCATTACGATCCCGATGGAATGTTCTCCCAGTTCTGTGCCGCTTATGTGGTTAGCACGGCAAAAGGCGAGACTACAGAAGAGTTTTATGCCTATCTCGTTGGTGACAGTATCGACAAAAGATCCATGAAAAAGCGCGGTATCTACCATTTTCTTCAGGACGACGGGTGGAATTTCCTGAGATCCTTCACTTCACTCATGGATACGCTCCAGGTTCCCGGAATGGTAGTTATAATGGATGAACTCGAGAGCATAATGAACAGGAGACGCGATGTTAGAGAGCGCACTTTCAATCAGCTGAGAGAGATAATCGACAGACTTTCTGCTGGATTCCTTCAGCGTACTTATTTCCTCTGGCTGGGAACGGATGTGTGGTTCGAGAACAAGAACAGGGGAATAGCCTCGTACCACGCTCTGTATGACAGGATGAAAAACATAACGGGCGATGATAGCGGAAAATCACTGATTCTTTCGCTCAAACCTCTTGAACTCGATGGATTGAAAATGCTGGCAAGTAAATTGATCAAGCTTTACAGAGAATGCTATTCATTCGACGGTGGAAAGGAAATCGAAGAGCTTCTCGTTAAGTCTCTTAAGCAGCAATATACCGGAGTGGATGGCAAAATAAGACCATCCACGAGAGAAGTGGCCAAACTGACAGTTGAATTCCTTGATTGTATGCGTCAGGGCAGAAAACCGGAATCCGTTTTTAAGAAGCCGGTGAAGGCGGTAGATGAGCTCTGGTAA